From the Burkholderia glumae LMG 2196 = ATCC 33617 genome, one window contains:
- the secA gene encoding preprotein translocase subunit SecA: MTTGFLQKIFGSRNQRLVKQYQKTVAAINALEPQIEQLTDDQLRGKTGEFRQRVAAGESLDTLLPEAFAVCREASRRVLKMRHFDTQLIGGMVLHYGKIAEMRTGEGKTLVATLAAYLNALSGRGVHVVTVNDYLAQRDAEWMGRLYNFLGLSVGINLSGMEHEQKHEAYAADITYGTNNEFGFDYLRDNMVYETEARVQRALNFSIVDEVDSILIDEARTPLIISGQAEDHTELYVRMNALPPLLERQIGEEKADGTGVEKPGDYTLDEKARQVFLTESGHEKAERLLAEWGLIGEGESLYAPQNITLMHHVYAALRAHTLFHRDQHYVVQNGEVVIVDEFTGRLMAGRRWSDGLHQAVEAKEHVKIQSENQTLASITFQNYFRMYAKLSGMTGTADTEAYEFNEIYGLETVVIPTNRPPKRIDKQDQIYKSAKERYDAVIRDIRDCYERGQPVLVGTTSIENSELLSHLLKQAGLPHEVLNAKQHAREAAIVAEAGRPKRITIATNMAGRGTDIVLGGNVEKQASFIEADDAIPAEEKVARIQQLHDEWETLHQQVKAAGGLHIIGTERHESRRIDNQLRGRAGRQGDPGSSRFYLSLDDPLLRIFAGDRVRAIMDRLKMPEGEAIEAGIVTRSIESAQRKVEARNFDIRKQLLEYDDVSNDQRKVIYQQRNELLEAHDIAETIGAMRHGVITEIVHQYVPPGSIEEQWDLPELEEALRSDWGLDLAIQEMVNESQSISVDEILEAVTTAADEHYEAKVALVGREAFSSFERSIMLQTLDRLWREHLAALDHLRQGIHLRGYAQKNPKQEYKREAFELFAAMLEAIKQEVTRIVMNVQIQSPEQLEEAAEQIEESGGQLVEHVEFRHADFSETGAAVATVAAAEMVDGAMAARAGGEPAGEVPRVGRNDPCPCGSGKKYKHCHGKLS, from the coding sequence ATGACAACCGGTTTTCTCCAGAAAATTTTTGGCAGCCGCAATCAGCGGCTCGTCAAGCAATACCAAAAGACCGTCGCGGCGATCAATGCGCTCGAGCCGCAGATCGAGCAGTTGACGGACGACCAGCTGCGCGGCAAGACCGGTGAATTCCGCCAGCGCGTCGCGGCCGGCGAGTCGCTCGACACGCTGCTGCCCGAGGCGTTCGCGGTCTGTCGCGAGGCCAGCCGGCGCGTGCTGAAGATGCGTCATTTCGATACGCAGCTGATCGGGGGCATGGTGCTGCATTACGGCAAGATCGCCGAAATGCGCACCGGCGAGGGCAAGACGCTGGTCGCGACGCTGGCCGCCTACCTGAACGCGCTGTCGGGCCGCGGCGTTCACGTCGTGACCGTCAATGACTACCTCGCGCAGCGCGACGCCGAGTGGATGGGGCGCCTCTACAACTTCCTCGGGCTGTCGGTCGGCATCAACCTGTCCGGCATGGAGCACGAGCAGAAGCACGAGGCCTATGCCGCCGACATCACCTACGGCACCAACAACGAATTCGGCTTCGACTACCTGCGCGACAATATGGTCTACGAGACGGAGGCACGCGTCCAGCGCGCGCTGAACTTCTCGATCGTCGACGAAGTGGATTCGATCCTGATCGACGAGGCGCGCACGCCGCTCATCATCTCGGGTCAGGCCGAGGACCACACCGAGCTGTACGTGCGCATGAACGCGTTGCCGCCGCTGCTCGAGCGCCAGATCGGCGAGGAAAAGGCCGATGGCACCGGCGTCGAGAAGCCGGGCGACTACACGCTCGACGAGAAGGCGCGCCAGGTGTTTCTGACCGAATCGGGCCACGAGAAGGCCGAGCGGCTGCTCGCCGAGTGGGGCCTGATCGGTGAGGGCGAGAGCCTCTACGCGCCGCAGAACATCACGCTGATGCACCACGTGTATGCGGCGCTGCGCGCCCACACGCTGTTCCATCGCGACCAGCACTACGTGGTGCAGAACGGCGAGGTGGTGATCGTCGACGAGTTCACGGGCCGCCTGATGGCGGGCCGGCGCTGGTCCGACGGCCTGCACCAGGCGGTCGAGGCGAAGGAGCACGTGAAGATCCAGAGCGAGAACCAGACGCTTGCCTCGATCACGTTCCAGAACTACTTCCGGATGTATGCGAAGCTGTCGGGCATGACGGGGACGGCCGACACCGAGGCCTACGAATTCAACGAGATCTACGGCCTCGAGACGGTCGTGATCCCGACCAACCGTCCGCCCAAGCGCATCGACAAGCAGGACCAGATCTACAAGAGCGCGAAGGAGCGCTACGATGCGGTGATCCGCGACATCCGCGACTGCTACGAGCGCGGCCAGCCGGTGCTGGTCGGCACCACCTCGATCGAGAACTCGGAGTTGCTCTCGCACCTGCTCAAGCAGGCCGGGCTGCCGCACGAGGTGCTGAACGCCAAGCAGCACGCGCGCGAAGCCGCGATCGTGGCCGAGGCGGGGCGTCCGAAGCGGATCACGATCGCGACCAACATGGCGGGCCGCGGCACCGACATCGTGCTCGGCGGCAACGTCGAGAAGCAGGCTTCGTTCATCGAGGCCGACGACGCGATCCCGGCCGAGGAAAAGGTCGCGCGCATCCAGCAGCTGCACGACGAGTGGGAAACGCTGCACCAGCAGGTGAAGGCCGCGGGCGGCCTGCACATCATCGGCACCGAGCGCCACGAATCGCGCCGTATCGACAACCAGCTGCGCGGCCGTGCGGGCCGCCAGGGCGATCCGGGTTCGTCGCGCTTCTACCTCTCGCTCGACGATCCGCTGCTGCGCATCTTCGCCGGCGACCGCGTGCGCGCGATCATGGACCGCCTGAAGATGCCGGAGGGCGAGGCGATCGAGGCGGGCATCGTGACGCGTTCGATCGAGTCGGCACAGCGCAAGGTCGAGGCCCGCAACTTCGACATCCGCAAGCAGCTGCTCGAATACGACGACGTGTCGAACGACCAGCGCAAGGTGATTTACCAGCAGCGCAACGAACTGCTCGAGGCGCACGACATCGCCGAGACCATCGGCGCGATGCGCCACGGCGTGATCACGGAGATCGTCCACCAGTACGTGCCGCCGGGCAGCATCGAGGAGCAATGGGACCTACCCGAGCTCGAGGAAGCGCTGCGCAGCGACTGGGGCCTCGATCTCGCGATTCAGGAAATGGTCAACGAATCGCAGTCGATCAGCGTCGACGAAATCCTCGAAGCGGTGACGACGGCCGCCGACGAGCACTACGAGGCGAAGGTCGCGCTGGTCGGTCGCGAGGCGTTCAGCTCGTTCGAGCGCTCGATCATGCTGCAGACGCTGGACCGCCTCTGGCGCGAGCATCTGGCCGCGCTGGACCACCTGCGCCAGGGCATCCATCTGCGCGGCTACGCGCAGAAGAACCCGAAGCAGGAGTACAAGCGCGAGGCGTTCGAGCTGTTCGCGGCGATGCTCGAGGCGATCAAGCAGGAAGTCACGCGGATCGTCATGAACGTGCAGATCCAGTCGCCGGAGCAGCTCGAGGAGGCGGCCGAGCAGATCGAGGAATCGGGCGGCCAACTGGTCGAGCACGTCGAGTTCCGCCATGCCGATTTCTCCGAGACCGGCGCCGCAGTGGCGACGGTGGCTGCCGCCGAGATGGTCGACGGCGCGATGGCGGCGCGTGCGGGCGGCGAGCCGGCGGGCGAGGTGCCGCGCGTCGGGCGCAACGACCCGTGCCCGTGCGGCAGCGGCAAGAAGTACAAGCACTGCCACGGCAAGCTGAGCTGA
- a CDS encoding peroxiredoxin, with protein MIQAGDTLPDAQVFEFVDEAREGCTLGPNALGVREQTAGKRVVIFGLPGAFTPTCSARHVPGYVELAEPLRAAGVDEVWCVSVNDAFVMGAWGRDLHTAGKVRMIADGSAALTQALGLTQDLSARGMGIRSQRYAMVVDDGVVKTLAVEAPGKFEVSDAASILAALTR; from the coding sequence ATGATTCAAGCAGGCGATACGCTGCCCGACGCACAAGTCTTCGAGTTCGTCGACGAAGCGCGCGAGGGTTGTACGCTCGGGCCGAATGCGCTCGGCGTGCGCGAACAGACGGCGGGCAAACGCGTGGTGATCTTCGGATTGCCCGGCGCGTTCACGCCCACCTGTTCGGCCAGGCACGTGCCCGGCTACGTCGAACTGGCCGAGCCGCTGCGCGCGGCCGGCGTCGACGAGGTCTGGTGCGTGTCCGTCAACGACGCGTTCGTGATGGGCGCCTGGGGACGGGATCTGCACACCGCGGGCAAGGTGCGCATGATCGCGGACGGCAGCGCTGCATTGACTCAGGCATTGGGGCTTACGCAGGATTTGTCCGCGCGCGGCATGGGGATCCGTTCCCAGCGCTACGCGATGGTGGTCGACGACGGCGTGGTCAAGACGCTGGCAGTCGAGGCACCGGGCAAGTTCGAAGTCAGCGACGCGGCAAGCATCCTGGCAGCGCTCACGCGCTGA
- the argJ gene encoding bifunctional glutamate N-acetyltransferase/amino-acid acetyltransferase ArgJ — protein MAVNFPSIDPAQLHPVAGVTLGWAEANIRKPNRKDVLVISVEEGAAVAGVFTENRFCAAPVIVCREHLAGVRAGAPAIRALVVNTGNANAGTGEPGLAATRETCAELARLTGLAPSQILPFSTGVILEPLPVERLKAGLPAALANRAAANWYDAAQAIMTTDTLPKAASRQVTIDGHTVTLTGISKGAGMIKPNMATMLGFLAFDAAVAQPVLDQLVKEVANRSFNCITIDGDTSTNDSFILIASGKSSLPAVTSTDSPAYAALREAVTEVAQTLSQLIVRDGEGATKFMTVQVEGGRDVAECRQIAYAIGHSPLVKTAFYASDPNLGRILAAIGYAGVADLEVGKIDLYLDDVLVAKAGGRNPDYQEADGQRVMKQSEITIRVLLGRGEANATIWTCDLSHDYVSINADYRS, from the coding sequence ATGGCTGTCAATTTCCCCTCGATCGATCCCGCGCAACTGCACCCCGTCGCCGGCGTCACGCTCGGCTGGGCGGAAGCCAACATCCGCAAGCCGAACCGCAAGGACGTGCTCGTCATCTCCGTGGAGGAGGGGGCGGCAGTGGCCGGCGTGTTCACCGAGAACCGCTTCTGCGCGGCGCCCGTGATCGTCTGCCGCGAGCATCTGGCGGGCGTGCGCGCCGGCGCGCCGGCGATCCGCGCGCTGGTCGTGAACACCGGCAACGCGAACGCCGGCACCGGCGAGCCGGGGCTAGCCGCGACCCGCGAGACCTGCGCCGAGCTCGCGCGCCTGACCGGCCTCGCGCCGTCGCAGATATTGCCGTTCTCGACCGGCGTGATCCTCGAGCCGCTGCCCGTCGAGCGCCTGAAGGCCGGCCTGCCGGCCGCGCTCGCGAACCGCGCGGCCGCCAACTGGTACGACGCCGCGCAGGCGATCATGACCACCGACACGCTGCCGAAGGCGGCTTCGCGGCAGGTGACGATCGACGGCCACACGGTCACGCTGACCGGCATCAGCAAGGGCGCCGGCATGATCAAGCCGAACATGGCGACCATGCTCGGCTTTCTCGCGTTCGACGCAGCCGTGGCCCAGCCGGTACTCGACCAGCTCGTGAAGGAGGTGGCGAACCGCTCGTTCAACTGCATCACGATCGACGGCGACACCTCGACCAACGACTCGTTCATCCTGATCGCCTCGGGCAAGTCGAGCCTGCCGGCCGTCACGTCCACCGACTCGCCCGCCTACGCGGCGCTGCGCGAGGCCGTGACCGAGGTCGCGCAGACGCTCTCGCAACTGATCGTGCGTGACGGCGAGGGGGCGACGAAGTTCATGACGGTGCAGGTCGAGGGCGGCCGTGACGTCGCCGAATGCCGGCAGATCGCCTATGCGATCGGCCACTCGCCGCTCGTGAAGACTGCGTTCTATGCATCGGACCCGAACCTGGGGCGGATTCTCGCGGCGATCGGCTACGCCGGCGTCGCCGATCTCGAGGTCGGCAAAATCGATCTCTATCTCGACGACGTGCTGGTCGCGAAGGCGGGCGGGCGCAACCCCGACTACCAGGAAGCGGACGGCCAGCGCGTGATGAAGCAAAGCGAGATCACGATCCGCGTGCTGCTCGGCCGCGGCGAGGCGAACGCGACGATCTGGACCTGCGATCTGTCGCACGACTACGTGAGCATCAACGCCGACTACCGCTCGTAA
- a CDS encoding DUF721 domain-containing protein — MNRPPRSAKPSAHASAHASGYSRPQVAAEVLKRTDAFAALRAGVEQVASLQRDLRALLPDYLASHVEPGSIKDGGLTLFAAHNALAARLRQVAPRLVADLQARGWHVATLKVRVRPQDAPEPLRIKQARMTPAGAEALRELAQALAPSPLQNALARMADRHTKKTKPAP, encoded by the coding sequence ATGAATCGCCCGCCAAGGTCCGCCAAGCCGTCCGCCCACGCATCCGCTCATGCGTCCGGTTATTCGCGCCCGCAGGTGGCGGCCGAGGTGCTCAAGCGCACCGACGCGTTCGCCGCGTTGCGCGCCGGCGTCGAGCAGGTCGCCTCGCTGCAGCGTGACCTGCGCGCGCTGCTGCCCGACTATCTGGCCAGCCACGTCGAACCGGGCTCGATCAAGGATGGGGGCCTGACGCTGTTCGCGGCGCACAACGCGCTGGCCGCACGGCTGCGGCAGGTGGCACCGCGCCTCGTGGCCGACCTGCAGGCGCGCGGCTGGCACGTGGCGACGCTGAAGGTGCGGGTGCGCCCGCAGGATGCGCCCGAGCCGCTGCGAATCAAGCAGGCGCGCATGACGCCGGCCGGCGCCGAGGCGCTGCGCGAGCTGGCCCAGGCGCTGGCGCCGTCGCCGCTGCAGAACGCGCTGGCGCGCATGGCCGACCGGCACACGAAAAAGACCAAACCAGCGCCCTGA
- the ftsZ gene encoding cell division protein FtsZ produces the protein MEFEMLETETNGTIIKVIGVGGAGGNAVAHMINRGVQGVDFVVMNTDAQALSRSRAPNVIQLGSTGLGAGAKPDMGRAAAEEARERIADSLRGAHMVFITAGMGGGTGTGAAPVVAQIAKEMGILTVGVVSKPFEFEGGKRMRVAEAGAQQLEDHVDSLIVVLNDKLFDVMGDDAEMDKCFQCADDVLNNAVAGIAEIINVDGLVNVDFEDVKTVMGEQGKAMMGTATVAGVDRARLAAEQAVASPLLEGVDLSGARGVLVNITSSRSLRLSETREVMNTIKSYAAEDATVIFGAVYDDAMGDALRVTVVATGLGRAAKKQQTTPMTLLRTGTDNQPVGVVAHSYAPAHVSTADYGALDTPAVWRNSRETAASHVQALQEKGVDTYDIPAFLRKQAD, from the coding sequence ATGGAATTCGAAATGCTGGAAACCGAGACCAACGGCACCATCATCAAGGTGATCGGGGTCGGTGGCGCGGGCGGCAACGCGGTCGCGCACATGATCAACCGCGGCGTGCAAGGCGTCGATTTCGTCGTCATGAACACCGACGCGCAGGCGCTCTCGCGCTCGCGCGCGCCTAACGTGATCCAGCTCGGCAGCACCGGCCTCGGCGCCGGCGCCAAGCCGGACATGGGCCGCGCGGCGGCCGAGGAAGCGCGCGAGCGGATCGCCGATTCGCTGCGCGGCGCGCACATGGTGTTCATCACCGCGGGCATGGGCGGCGGCACCGGCACGGGCGCCGCTCCGGTGGTCGCGCAGATCGCCAAGGAGATGGGCATTCTGACGGTGGGCGTGGTCAGCAAGCCGTTCGAGTTCGAGGGCGGCAAGCGCATGCGCGTGGCCGAAGCGGGCGCGCAGCAACTCGAGGATCACGTCGATTCGCTGATCGTCGTGTTGAACGACAAGCTGTTCGACGTGATGGGCGACGATGCCGAGATGGACAAGTGCTTCCAGTGCGCCGACGACGTGCTGAACAACGCGGTGGCGGGCATTGCCGAAATCATCAATGTCGACGGTCTCGTTAACGTCGACTTCGAAGACGTGAAGACGGTGATGGGCGAGCAGGGCAAGGCGATGATGGGCACCGCGACGGTGGCCGGCGTCGATCGCGCCCGCCTCGCGGCCGAACAGGCCGTGGCGAGCCCGCTGCTCGAAGGCGTCGATCTGTCGGGCGCGCGCGGCGTGCTGGTCAACATCACGTCGAGCCGTTCGCTGCGCCTGTCGGAAACGCGCGAAGTGATGAACACCATCAAGAGCTACGCGGCGGAAGACGCCACGGTGATCTTCGGCGCCGTCTACGACGACGCGATGGGCGACGCGCTGCGCGTGACGGTGGTGGCGACCGGCCTCGGCCGCGCGGCCAAGAAGCAGCAGACCACGCCGATGACGCTGCTGCGCACCGGTACCGACAATCAGCCGGTCGGCGTCGTGGCGCACAGCTACGCCCCGGCGCACGTGAGCACCGCGGACTACGGCGCGCTCGACACGCCGGCCGTCTGGCGCAATTCGCGTGAAACGGCGGCCTCGCACGTGCAGGCGCTGCAGGAGAAGGGCGTCGACACGTACGACATCCCGGCGTTCCTGCGCAAGCAGGCCGACTGA
- a CDS encoding ATP-binding protein: MDKLEQFLDRAEALIGRFEALLPPAPADIDWHAANAFRWRKRQGRGYLQAVPTVSPIALADLQNIDRQKALIEQNTRQFVQKRPANNVLLTGARGTGKSSLIKACLNAYAAEGLRLIEVDKDDLHDLGDIVELISARPERFIVFCDDLSFEEGESGYKALKVALDGSISAQSDNVLIYATSNRRHLLPEYMSDNESYKHLPDGEIHPGEVVEEKISLSERFGLWVSFYPFKQDDYLTIVAHWLRHFGCDEAQIEAARGDALVWALERGSRSGRVAWQFARDRAGRGEPA, encoded by the coding sequence ATGGACAAGCTCGAACAGTTTCTCGACCGCGCCGAAGCGCTGATCGGCCGCTTCGAAGCGCTGCTGCCGCCGGCACCGGCCGACATCGACTGGCACGCGGCGAACGCGTTTCGCTGGCGCAAGCGCCAGGGCCGCGGTTATCTGCAGGCGGTGCCGACGGTGTCGCCGATCGCGCTCGCCGATCTCCAGAACATCGATCGCCAGAAGGCGCTGATCGAACAGAACACGCGCCAGTTCGTGCAGAAGCGGCCCGCCAACAACGTGCTGCTGACAGGCGCGCGCGGAACCGGCAAGTCGTCGCTGATCAAGGCCTGCCTGAATGCCTACGCGGCTGAAGGGCTGCGGCTGATCGAGGTGGACAAGGACGACCTGCACGACCTCGGCGACATCGTCGAGCTGATCTCGGCGCGCCCCGAGCGCTTCATCGTGTTCTGCGACGACCTCTCGTTCGAGGAGGGCGAATCGGGCTACAAGGCGCTGAAGGTTGCGCTCGACGGCTCGATCTCGGCGCAGTCGGACAATGTGCTGATCTACGCGACCTCGAACCGCCGGCACCTGTTGCCCGAATACATGAGCGACAACGAGTCGTACAAGCACCTGCCGGACGGCGAAATCCATCCGGGCGAGGTGGTCGAGGAAAAGATCTCGCTGTCCGAGCGCTTCGGGCTGTGGGTCAGCTTCTATCCGTTCAAGCAGGACGACTACCTGACGATCGTTGCACACTGGCTGCGCCATTTCGGCTGCGACGAGGCGCAGATCGAGGCGGCGCGCGGCGACGCGCTGGTCTGGGCGCTCGAACGCGGCTCGCGCTCGGGACGCGTGGCGTGGCAATTCGCGCGCGATCGCGCCGGCCGCGGGGAGCCGGCATGA
- the lpxC gene encoding UDP-3-O-acyl-N-acetylglucosamine deacetylase, translating into MLKQRTIKSIVKTVGIGLHSGRKVELTLRPAAPGTGIVFTRVDLPAPVEIPADAMAIGDTRLASVLQKDGARVSTVEHLMSACAGLGIDNLYVDVTAEEIPIMDGSASSFVFLIQSAGIEEQNAPKRFIKVTRPVEVRDGDKFARLDPYFGFKLKFTIDFRHPAVDKTGQELEVDFANTSYVREIARARTFGFAHEVEMMRELGLARGGSMDNAIVLDEYRILNNDGLRYDDEFVKHKMLDAIGDLYVVGHPLLASYTAYKSGHGLNNALLRELLSHEDAYEMVTFDDLKAAPRGFGFDAQTAFA; encoded by the coding sequence ATGTTGAAGCAGCGAACCATCAAATCGATCGTGAAGACGGTCGGCATCGGCCTGCATTCGGGCCGCAAGGTCGAATTGACGCTCCGCCCGGCCGCGCCGGGCACCGGGATCGTCTTCACGCGCGTCGATTTGCCGGCTCCCGTCGAAATTCCGGCCGACGCGATGGCGATCGGCGACACGCGGCTCGCGTCGGTGCTGCAGAAGGACGGCGCGCGCGTCTCGACGGTCGAGCACCTGATGTCGGCCTGCGCCGGCCTGGGCATCGACAATCTCTACGTCGACGTGACCGCCGAGGAAATCCCGATCATGGATGGCAGCGCCTCGTCGTTCGTGTTCCTGATCCAGTCGGCCGGCATCGAGGAGCAGAATGCGCCGAAGCGCTTCATCAAGGTGACGCGCCCGGTCGAGGTCCGCGACGGCGACAAGTTCGCGCGACTCGATCCGTATTTCGGTTTCAAGCTCAAGTTCACGATCGATTTCCGCCATCCGGCCGTCGACAAGACCGGCCAGGAACTCGAGGTCGATTTCGCCAATACGTCCTATGTGCGCGAGATCGCGCGCGCGCGCACCTTCGGCTTCGCCCACGAGGTGGAGATGATGCGCGAACTGGGTCTCGCGCGCGGCGGCAGCATGGACAATGCAATCGTGCTCGACGAGTACCGCATTCTCAACAACGACGGCCTGCGCTACGACGACGAGTTCGTGAAGCACAAGATGCTCGATGCGATCGGCGATCTTTACGTGGTCGGCCATCCGCTGCTAGCGTCGTACACCGCCTACAAGTCGGGCCACGGCCTGAACAACGCCCTGCTGCGCGAACTGCTTTCGCACGAGGACGCCTACGAGATGGTCACGTTCGACGATTTGAAGGCCGCGCCGCGCGGCTTCGGGTTCGACGCGCAGACGGCGTTCGCGTAA
- a CDS encoding NUDIX domain-containing protein, whose protein sequence is MSAAADTAAGGAAPRKVTEVAVGVLVRPDGRYLLAQRPAGKPYEGYWEFPGGKLEAGESVEAALARELHEELGISVTACRRWHTLEHDYPHAYVRLFFCKVTDWDGEPHSREGQALAWQALPVDVAPLLPAALPVLELLAREAQAR, encoded by the coding sequence ATGAGCGCGGCCGCCGACACCGCCGCGGGCGGCGCCGCGCCGCGCAAGGTCACCGAGGTCGCGGTCGGCGTGCTGGTGCGGCCCGACGGCCGTTACCTGCTCGCGCAGCGGCCGGCCGGCAAGCCCTACGAGGGGTATTGGGAATTCCCGGGCGGCAAGCTCGAGGCGGGCGAGAGCGTCGAGGCGGCGCTCGCGCGCGAACTGCACGAGGAGCTCGGGATCTCGGTCACGGCCTGCCGGCGCTGGCATACGCTCGAGCACGACTACCCGCACGCCTACGTGCGGCTGTTCTTCTGCAAGGTCACGGACTGGGACGGCGAGCCGCATAGCCGTGAAGGGCAGGCGCTCGCCTGGCAGGCGCTGCCGGTCGACGTCGCGCCGCTCTTGCCTGCGGCGCTGCCCGTGCTCGAACTGCTTGCGCGCGAGGCGCAGGCGCGCTGA
- a CDS encoding DNA gyrase inhibitor YacG, whose amino-acid sequence MTLVVKCPACAKDVPWTPESPFRPFCSARCKQMDLGAWAAERYRIGGTDDEPSDDAANGQPDGRSGRDD is encoded by the coding sequence GTGACTCTCGTCGTCAAATGCCCGGCTTGCGCGAAGGACGTGCCCTGGACGCCGGAAAGCCCGTTCCGACCGTTCTGCTCGGCCCGCTGCAAGCAGATGGACCTCGGCGCCTGGGCCGCCGAGCGCTACCGGATCGGCGGCACCGACGACGAGCCGTCCGACGATGCCGCGAATGGCCAGCCGGACGGCCGCTCGGGCCGCGACGACTAA
- a CDS encoding cell division protein FtsQ/DivIB codes for MWNNVRQLNLAASALYALLLLGCTAAGCYWLIQRPAFALRTILIDGDTDHINAPTVRASVVGRLKGNFFTVDLDTARVAFEQMPWVRHASVRRVWPNALAVSLEEYKPLGTWGSDQLVSTDGELFTANQGELDEELPAFDGPDGSAKEVVQRYRDFGKWLAPLNSPLEEVTLSSRYAWTVKLANGLEIEFGRERNADTLPDRAQRLVAAWPAVTQRWGADIEYADLRYPNGFAIRAAGMRFLSDTDHGKK; via the coding sequence ATGTGGAACAACGTTCGCCAGCTCAACCTCGCGGCCAGCGCGCTTTACGCGCTGCTGCTGCTCGGTTGCACGGCGGCGGGCTGTTACTGGCTGATCCAGCGCCCGGCGTTCGCGCTGCGCACGATCCTGATAGACGGCGACACCGACCATATCAATGCGCCGACCGTGCGCGCGAGCGTGGTCGGGCGGCTGAAGGGCAACTTCTTCACGGTCGATCTCGATACCGCGCGCGTCGCGTTCGAGCAGATGCCGTGGGTGCGCCATGCGAGCGTGCGGCGCGTCTGGCCGAACGCGCTGGCCGTCTCGCTGGAGGAATACAAGCCGCTCGGCACCTGGGGCAGCGATCAGCTCGTCAGCACCGACGGCGAGCTGTTCACGGCGAACCAGGGCGAGCTCGACGAGGAACTGCCGGCCTTCGACGGCCCGGACGGCAGCGCGAAGGAAGTCGTGCAGCGCTACCGCGATTTCGGCAAGTGGCTCGCGCCGCTGAATTCGCCGCTGGAGGAGGTCACGCTGTCGTCGCGCTACGCCTGGACGGTCAAGCTGGCAAACGGCCTGGAGATCGAGTTCGGGCGCGAGCGCAACGCGGACACGCTGCCCGATCGCGCGCAACGGCTGGTGGCGGCGTGGCCGGCCGTCACCCAGCGCTGGGGGGCCGACATCGAGTACGCGGACCTGCGCTATCCGAACGGGTTCGCGATTCGCGCGGCAGGCATGCGCTTTCTGAGCGACACCGACCACGGCAAGAAGTAA
- the ftsA gene encoding cell division protein FtsA, protein MSKDYKDLLVALDIGTSKVVAVVAELKGEGRYEVIGLGQSESKGLKKGVVVNIEATVQSIQRALEEAELMADCKITNVFTGIAGSHIRSFNSSGMVAIKEKEVTQTDVARVIETAKAINIPTDQQVLHILTQEFIIDGQEDVREPIGMSGIRLEVKVHIVTGAVSAAQNIVKCVRRCGLEVNDLILQPLASSLAVLTEDEKDLGVVLVDIGGGTTDIAIFAEGAIRHTAVIPIAGDQITSDIAMALRTPTPDAEDIKVSHGIAKQALADPDEMVEVPGLGERGPRTLSRQALAAVIEPRVEELFSLVQQVVRESGYEELLSSGVVLTGGAAMMPGMVELGEDIFLKPVRIGAPEYAGGLADVVRNPRYSTAMGLLVEGSAQRMRGRKVAVQSGSAGQIFTRMKDWFLSNF, encoded by the coding sequence ATGAGCAAAGACTACAAAGATCTGCTGGTTGCCCTCGACATCGGAACCTCGAAGGTCGTGGCCGTCGTGGCCGAGCTGAAGGGCGAAGGCCGCTACGAGGTGATCGGCCTCGGCCAGAGCGAGTCGAAAGGTCTCAAGAAAGGCGTCGTGGTGAACATCGAGGCCACGGTGCAGTCGATTCAGCGCGCGCTCGAAGAGGCCGAGCTGATGGCCGACTGCAAGATCACCAACGTGTTCACGGGGATCGCCGGCAGCCACATCCGCAGCTTCAATTCGAGCGGGATGGTCGCGATCAAGGAGAAGGAGGTCACGCAGACCGACGTGGCGCGCGTGATCGAGACCGCCAAGGCGATCAACATCCCGACCGACCAGCAGGTGCTGCACATCCTGACCCAGGAATTCATCATCGACGGCCAGGAGGACGTGCGCGAGCCGATCGGCATGAGCGGGATCCGCCTCGAGGTGAAGGTCCACATCGTGACTGGCGCAGTGAGCGCCGCGCAGAACATCGTCAAGTGCGTGCGCCGCTGCGGGCTCGAGGTCAACGACCTGATCCTGCAGCCGCTCGCCTCGTCGCTGGCGGTGCTGACCGAGGACGAGAAGGATCTCGGCGTGGTGCTGGTCGACATCGGCGGCGGCACCACCGACATCGCGATCTTCGCGGAGGGCGCGATCCGCCATACCGCGGTGATCCCGATCGCGGGCGACCAGATCACGAGCGACATCGCGATGGCGCTGCGCACGCCGACCCCCGACGCCGAGGACATCAAGGTCAGCCACGGCATCGCCAAGCAGGCACTCGCCGATCCCGACGAGATGGTGGAAGTGCCGGGGCTCGGCGAGCGCGGTCCGCGCACGCTGTCGCGCCAGGCGCTCGCGGCCGTGATCGAGCCGCGCGTGGAAGAGCTGTTTTCACTCGTGCAACAGGTGGTGCGCGAGTCGGGTTACGAAGAGTTACTTAGTTCCGGTGTCGTGCTCACTGGCGGGGCTGCGATGATGCCCGGCATGGTCGAGCTGGGCGAGGACATTTTCCTGAAACCGGTGCGCATCGGCGCGCCGGAATACGCGGGCGGTCTGGCCGACGTGGTGCGCAATCCGCGCTACTCGACGGCGATGGGCCTGCTCGTGGAAGGCAGCGCGCAACGAATGCGCGGCCGCAAGGTCGCAGTGCAATCGGGTTCGGCGGGCCAGATCTTCACGCGGATGAAGGACTGGTTCCTGAGCAATTTCTGA